One stretch of Chiroxiphia lanceolata isolate bChiLan1 chromosome 1, bChiLan1.pri, whole genome shotgun sequence DNA includes these proteins:
- the PPP1R3G gene encoding protein phosphatase 1 regulatory subunit 3G, protein MASPARPRQELAAEERRPRGAAPTVPRDAKRDAAGERLVLLELRRCGRPPSPGPDERQEEGEEEEEEGEAAAGEDCCGKCKKRVQFADSLGLSLASVKHFSDAEEPQVPPAALSHLQSPPGDERDPPPPGGDPPPPALLLVPDFPDGGEPSAERLRRQRVCLERLGRPAAPTDVRGTVQVLGGPGLKEVTVRYTFNEWLSFVDVPAAPLPPDPPAERYGFTLCVPPSLREGSALHFAIRYRSAQGEFWDNNGGRNYTLRCCGCPGGGPAPPAAAPPTPAAPRY, encoded by the coding sequence ATGGCGAGCCCTGCACGCCCGCGGCAGGAGCTGGCAGCGGAggagcggcggccccgcggcgcggCCCCGACGGTGCCCCGCGACGCCAAGCGGGACGCGGCGGGGGAGcggctggtgctgctggagctgcggCGCTGCGGGCGGCCGCCGTCCCCCGGGCCCGACGAGCgccaggaggagggggaggaggaagaagaggagggggaggcggcggcgggcgaAGACTGTTGCGGCAAGTGCAAGAAGCGGGTGCAGTTCGCCGACTCGCTGGGGCTGAGCCTCGCCAGCGTCAAGCACTTCAGCGACGCCGAGGAGCCGCAGGTGCCGCCCGCCGCGCTGTCCCACCTGCAGAGCCCGCCCGGCGACGAGCGGGATCCGCCGCCGCCCGGCGGGGaccccccgccgcccgccctgCTTCTGGTGCCCGACTTCCCCGACGGCGGGGAGCCCAGCGCCGAGCGGCTGCGGCGGCAGCGCGTCTGCCTGGAGCGGCTGGGGCGGCCTGCGGCGCCCACCGACGTGCGGGGCACGGTGCAAGTGCTGGGCGGCCCCGGCCTCAAGGAGGTGACGGTGCGCTACACCTTCAACGAGTGGCTCTCCTTCGTGGACGTCCCGGCCGCCCCCCTGCCCCCCGACCCGCCGGCCGAGCGCTACGGCTTCACCCTGTGCGTCCCGCCGAGCCTGCGGGAGGGCTCTGCCCTCCACTTCGCCATCCGCTACCGCAGCGCGCAGGGCGAGTTCTGGGACAACAACGGCGGTCGCAACTACACCCTGCGGTGCTGCGGCTGccccgggggcggccccgcaccgcccgccgccgccccgccgacccccgccgccccccgatACTGA